The following is a genomic window from Eulemur rufifrons isolate Redbay chromosome 20, OSU_ERuf_1, whole genome shotgun sequence.
gtctcgaactcctgaccttgagcgatccacccgccttggcctcccagagtgctaggattacaggcatgagccaccacgcccagccaaattTTTGAGCTAAAATATTGTTTATCAAAGGAAacataatcaaaatgaaaagttgaacCACACAATGTACTACcctctcaatttttctataaacctaaaattgttctaaaaaataaagtccattttttagaaaaacagtcaagCCTCaattgggagaagatatttgcaacaaacaccctgggggagggggggagagagaatccaaaatgtataaaaagaaagcCCTGAGGAGAACAAGGCAGGGGAAAGCTTTGAGGGTCTTGATCCACTTTCACCCACCCGGGGGCTCACCACCGACTTTCCGTTAACACTATGCAAATGTTCTCCAGACTAAGCTCCAAGTTTTCTACTGCCgctgtaacaagttaccataAACTTAGCGGCTCAAAACCACAAATTACaattctgaaggtcagaagtccaggctgGCTTAGCAGGTTTCCCTGCTCTGGGTCTcacaaggccaaaatcaaggtgttaacTGTCCGGTCTTAGCTGGCAGAACCCAGTGCCTTGTGGCTGCAGGACTGAAGTGCTGTCCCTTGCTGGTGGTCCGCTGGGAGCCAGCGTTAGCTCCCAGAGgcctctctcttgctcttgcACACAGCCACCTGCTGCTTCTGATATTTCGTTCTTCACTTTTAAGGGTTCAGTGATCAGACTGAgcccatctggataatccaggctaATCTCCGTACTTTAAGACCCTTAACTTTAATTACCTCAGCAAAAGTCCCCTTTGCCACATAATGTGACGCATTCCTTATTACAAAACATGCTATGTCATTTATAACATAATCataggttccagagattaggacgTGGACACCCATGGGGGCCATTCTGCCCACCACACCTCCCAAGAGGTAAGGGCACCCAACACCGCTAGGCATAGGTGGTgacactgaggctgagagagccATCTCAGGCTGTCATCTGATTCGTCCAAAGTCTCCGGCCGGCAGCTTGGGAAGCTAATGTTCAAACGCTCCGACACTTTGCCGTCCACCGCCGCACAGGACAGTCTACTGAGAACTGTAGCAACACCACTCACACCTGCCCGGGGCTTTAGCAAGTACTGAGTCCTCTCGATGACAGTGACAGGTCTTCAGATCCGGACCGCCGGCTCCATTCGACCACTGGAAAACTGAGTCTTAAACCTGTGGCCCTTGCGCAGGCAGGGTCCCCCGAGCGTTGCGGCGGGCGAGTCTGTGGGCCCTCGGGAGGAACGTGAACGTCTCCACCTTCCCCGCCCCGATCGCACCGAGCCCCTGCTGGGGGGCCGGCCCGCGAGATGTGGGGACACGGACCCTACCCTCCAACAGCTCTCCCGGGGAGGCCGCCGTCTGGTAACGGCCGTGCCTCCGCACACCTCCCCGCCCGCCCGCTCAGCGCCGGGCCGGCCGACGCCCCCCGTGGGCTCCCCGGCGAGgcggagaaggggtgaggggcagCCAGCATTCGGTGGAACCGTCCGCTTCTGCTGTGGAAAAATCTTGCAACTCGATGTTAAAACCCAGGCTCTGGACATCCCTCCGTGCGTCGGTCCCCGCCTGAAGACCCGACCTCAGAGCCCCGGCGATCGAGATGCTGCGGTGAACGGGCAGGAGCGCGCGCCTGCGACTGCGACTGCGCCTGCGCGGTCCGGGAGCTCTCCTGAGACCCCGCCCCCGGCGCGCGCGTGGCCATAGAAGGGCGAGGCCGAAAAGAGGTCCGGGTCTGTCGCGAAAGGGGCTGCAAAGAAGCCGAGCGCTGGTTGACGGCTGGGCGGCCATTTTGGGTGTGGCCTTCTCGGTTTTAGGGAGAGAAGTTTTAGAGTGTAAAGTtttattaagacaaaaaaaaaaaaaaaaccaagcctCAGGAACCTATCGCTGGTGGCTGCCCGACCCCCGCCGAGCTCAGCCCCGCCCAGGCACGCGCTGCTGGTCGCCGCCCCGACGCGGGCCCCCAGGGCGGGAGAGGCGGCACGATGCAGCCCGAGGATGCCGGCGAGGCGCGGGAGCCCGGGGAGGACCTGGGCGGTCTCCGGAGCCCCACGCTCCGCTTGGGCCTCGAGGACCTCGCCGCCCTCAAGCGCGAGCACGTGCGGGCGCGCGGCAGGGCCCGCAGGAAGCTGATGGAGATCGAGAGCCTGCTGGACGAGATCAGGAGCGAGGTGGAGGCCTCGGAGGAGAGCGCCGTGGATCCCGCGCGCGCTGCGCGGGCGGAGGAGAGAGTGGTGAAGCTGTGCACCAAGGTGGAGAAGAAAGCCATGGAGGTGGCGCGCATGGGCAGGAGGATCGTGGAGCTGCACCGGCAGATCGACGGCTGCGAGTGTTATTGAGAGGCGGGAGCCGGCGGGCCTCCCCGGGGCTGGATGGCTGAGAGCAGTCAGTAATgctccttttctttgtcttttttatttttcttttttgaaacgaagtctctctatgttgcccaggctggtctccaacttctggagagtcctcagcctcctgagcagctgagattacaggtgcacgccaccatgcctggcttatgtgaaagaaaatgaagatctgGGACCACCCCAACTCCTTATGCTAAGCCAAGAGGCTGTCATGCAACACCCCCTTCTGAAGAAAAGCTGTTACCAACACGCATTAGCCAGACCCACGTGGAAAAGTAAAAGGCCTCGGGAATCTGCAAGGACTGTCCCCACTGATCATTGATACTTAAATTCTTTGCCCGCCTCCAATAAGCAAGGACATGCCAATCATAGTTTTAGGTCTGCAGTCTAAGTTTTGCTCCTAAAACTAACATCTGTTCAGTTCCACACTGATAATGTTGATTGCAAGCTTATTTTCCCAGGTACAGAATAGGGACAAGCGAGATCTGTCAttcctccaccccccccccacgtATAGCTGCATAATTTGTtgctgcccaaccaggttcatttgcctgctgcccaggaggaagccaatacactgagacagcagggtttaCAGTAGAAAAAGTTTAATTCCCCATAGCATTAACCGGCGAGATGGGAGGAATTTTTCAAATCCGCCTCCTTGAGAATTTGGAAGACAGGATTTTTAAGGATGGTTTGGCAGGCAAATGATTAGGCATTAGGTTTGCTAACTGGATGGGTTGGGGGCGGAACCATCAGTCCCTTGGTATGGGCCATGGGCCTGGGTGGGTCAACCAATCTAGTGGCATGCAGAACCAGGTTCTTGGTgaggggtcacaagaccagttgagtcagttccttggtatgggccacagGTCTGAGTCAGCCAATCCACTGGAATGtgggacctggaagatatctcagaaactacccctaggtttcGAAAGGgagatgttatctatggagaaagctaagaatctttatgaccaccagctgtgtggctccagagtggcagaCGGGGACAGTGGCTATGGCTAGCTATTTTAGCTGGGCGTGTGCCTTATTTTTAGCCAGGCCCTCACCACAGTTCTTCCCTTGCACCCCGTTATTAACTTGTAAGGGCAGTTTCAAATTGATTCCTCTTtaactccctttttctcttcaaacattgaccttatgtaaaatgtagatttcctgggccttGCAAGATGTAACCATTTGCCTCACTGCCCACCGTCCTCCTTTTTCTTACGCTCTTTGCCTTGTAAACACTGAGTTCCCAAATTCCTCTTTGGAAAAAAGTCACAGATCCCTCTGTGGCTTGAGTTTTTCCCGGGCATATCCTCAAATTTGGGCTTCAAAAATCTCCATTAactgagatctttgcctcagtcagTTATTTGGGGTTGTCACTTAATTTTGCCCTTTTTACATTGGtaattagagaaaaattttatttcttaaataaaatttagaaggcATTAGTAGTATAACAGTAAAGGGTGTAGAGTTCCATATCATTTAAGGGGGTTAAACCAAAGAGAACTCTAGGCCATAGAGCCAAATACCAGGAAAGGagtaaaatttaaatgtgaaacaGAGTTATTgagtatttctaaattttttttttttttagagagaggattgtgctgtgttgcccaggttggctgaatatttctaaattttactaCGAGTTTGGAGCATTTCACTTGAACCTTTCTGTTAGAGGTGACATTCTGCTTGTGGATTTGTGCTTTTCACCCCAGGATAGTGGCTTCTGATTTGCAGGTGTCAAAGATAAGGAAAACTGGACACTAGTTCACAACAGATTTAATTCAGTAATGACTACTGCAATAAGGAAGAGACCCCAGTGTGAACTGAACTCAGCTGTGTCAAAGCAAAAGGCAGGAGACTTTTTCAAGGTTGGGGTATGCTGGGGAAAGGTGCTGAAGGGGAAAGGTGGGGTTTGATCCACCTGTCTAGGCCATCTGGACTTGCTAGTTAGTGCTTATCCAGAAGAGAAATAAACCTCTCCTATCTTTATGACAGAAGTGGTGCAAGTTGGAGCAAGTAGGCCCTTATTCTCCCACAGGGACTGGGAGCAAGAATGAGAGTTATCTCTTTGCATGTTTGCGTTTCAGGGAGCCAGCTCTCAGATCTGTAAGGAGGCACCATGGGAGTTGTACATGTCAAAGGGCAGAGAAAGGACTTGtaattgcaagctttctaaagtAACTGCTCTTGAAGAGGGCCCAGGGGCCTATCTCCCTATCATCAGGTTCATTTTAGCTGGAACAAACAGTAGATTTTCCTGGAAAGCTGAGCTTTCCCAGGCAGGCACTTTAAGTGGGCCTGGGGTTATCCTGGGAAGGCAGCCTCAAGCCACTAGAAGCCGTGCCAGAGTTGGGACCAAGTCCTATATGGTGAGCATTCATTGTGGTTCTCACAATCAACCTCTTGATTATAAATTCCTTCCAGCTGTGTGTGACGTTCACCAGCAGACTTCCATCAACTGACATCCTGGAAAAGGTGAAAACTGAGAATCTTTTGTTTTcacctttctgtttttctgtacaTGTCTTTCCATGCATAACACTAAGTCCCtaatgagccaggcacagtggctcatgcctgtaatcctagcactctggggggccgaggcaagaggattgcttgaggttgggagttccagaccagcctgagcaagagcgagaaccccgtctctactaaaaatagaaaaaattagctgagcaactaaaaatagaaacaaaaaattaactgggcgtggtggtgagtgccggtagtcccagctacttgggaggctgaggcaggaggatcccttgagccccggagtttgaggttgccatgagctaggctgatgccatggcactctagcccaggcaacagagtgagactctgtctcaaaaaacaacaacaaaaaaaagtccctttTGTGTGGATATGGATTGCCATTATATCCCGttctggaaagaattttttttttttttgagatagagtctcactttgttgcccgggctagagtgagtgccgtggcgtcagcctagctcacagcaacctcaaactcctgggcttaagcgatcctaccgcctcagcctcccgagtagctgggactacaggcatgtgccaccatgcccggctaattttttgtatatatattttttagttggccagataatttctttctatttttagtagagacgggagtctcgctcttgctcaggctggtcttgaactcctgacctcgagtgatccacccgcctcggcctcccagagtgctaggattacaggcgtgagccactgcacccggcctggaaagaatttttgtttgtgaAAGACTCTCAAGGAAATTGGAGTCTAGATTATAAATTGACAAGATGGTCATACTTTATATTCCTGGGATTTCTCAATGTTTTTACATCTTGCTGCTTCTGTGCATTTTGCTGTGTCATGTGGAACCTAATCACTGCTGGAAACTTTGGGACAAGCAAGACACTGTGTCAGTTTTCAAACAGGAGTTCGTTGAAGGAGCTCCACCTGTTCCATTGAAAGATGCCCCTGGGAAACGGGGCTGGAATATGGTTTTGTATGCAGTTTGTAACTTTCATGTTTCTGTGAGAACAAATGAGATTTTTCCACTGAAACTAAGTGTTATTTGATGCACATTGGGTAATTTCCCAGGTGAGTTTAGACAACCTAACTAAGTCTAATTGACTTGAAACTTTGACTTTGACTTGAAACCTAAATATAGTTGACTTCGTATATCTTGTTTGTGGTTTGATTTAGGGCTCAGCATCATGACAATCTCTCACACCTTTCAGACCCTTCTGGGCATAAGAGGAGAGAAGTCTGCAGAGGGCCTGGATGCCCGGGAAGGAATCGTGGAGCTGGCTGCTGTGGGCCTTCTTCCCAGGCCACGGGTTACCTGGTGACACCCACTGGAATGGCAG
Proteins encoded in this region:
- the MRFAP1L2 gene encoding MORF4 family associated protein 1 like 2, whose amino-acid sequence is MQPEDAGEAREPGEDLGGLRSPTLRLGLEDLAALKREHVRARGRARRKLMEIESLLDEIRSEVEASEESAVDPARAARAEERVVKLCTKVEKKAMEVARMGRRIVELHRQIDGCECY